Proteins encoded by one window of Halobacteriovorax sp. GB3:
- a CDS encoding RNA methyltransferase — translation MENMYLALVHHPIRNKRGDLVTTSVTNLDIHDIARSCRTFNIKNYFLVTPLKAQHDLVKRILGHWEEDAANAYNPDRQDALSIARLVNSVDEAIVKIEEAEGVKPLIAVTGANFESFTGRMNDLVSKMNVDKKPCLLLFGTGWGLHASILERADFSLDPIVGTSEDGYNHLSVRSAVAIYLDRFAEASRS, via the coding sequence ATGGAAAATATGTACTTGGCCCTCGTCCATCACCCTATTCGCAATAAAAGGGGTGACCTTGTGACGACTTCAGTGACGAACCTAGATATTCACGATATTGCTAGAAGTTGCCGTACATTCAATATCAAGAATTATTTTTTAGTGACTCCTTTGAAGGCCCAGCATGATCTCGTAAAGAGAATTCTTGGACATTGGGAAGAAGACGCTGCAAATGCCTATAATCCCGATCGTCAGGATGCCCTTTCTATTGCAAGGTTAGTTAATTCTGTTGATGAGGCCATTGTGAAGATTGAAGAAGCTGAGGGGGTGAAGCCTTTAATTGCTGTGACTGGAGCTAATTTTGAGAGTTTTACAGGCCGTATGAATGACCTGGTTTCAAAGATGAATGTTGACAAAAAGCCGTGTTTACTGTTATTTGGTACAGGCTGGGGACTGCATGCCTCTATACTCGAACGGGCAGATTTTAGTTTGGACCCTATTGTAGGGACGAGCGAAGACGGATATAATCATCTTTCTGTTCGATCAGCTGTTGCGATCTACTTAGATCGTTTTGCAGAGGCCTCTCGGTCATAA
- a CDS encoding STAS domain-containing protein: MTMKARVRTDAMGNITIHMEGGLDYENTIPLRQELNSLATDNPSSTITLDLNGLDFVGSSGIGFFVETIKTLNEKKDQIKLSNVKNEFIRVFKLYDFDAMELLVNEFECDETEMLNMRFGNRRHTFQN, translated from the coding sequence ATGACGATGAAGGCAAGAGTTCGCACAGACGCCATGGGAAATATCACAATCCACATGGAAGGTGGACTAGATTACGAAAACACAATCCCACTAAGACAGGAACTGAACTCACTTGCAACAGATAACCCAAGCTCAACAATCACACTAGACCTGAATGGACTAGATTTTGTAGGCTCTTCTGGAATTGGTTTCTTTGTCGAAACAATCAAAACACTCAATGAAAAGAAAGATCAGATCAAATTATCAAATGTAAAAAATGAATTTATTAGAGTTTTTAAACTTTATGATTTTGATGCAATGGAACTTCTTGTAAACGAATTTGAGTGCGACGAAACAGAAATGCTCAACATGCGTTTCGGAAATCGCCGCCACACTTTTCAGAACTGA
- a CDS encoding HD-GYP domain-containing protein produces MSKKFEKKVARYEELMKLSQLTSSSLDIKDIKKKACTIIAKLLQCEKVLIYRYDQKKNKLIHRFWDNHESREWSCELDEKTFVGSCGHFMATLHIRDAKVDLRSRRDNPVLNDFTVKEVLVFPLINKGELVGVVQSINSSHDEGFNEEDIQFSEAVSSQLTNTLLNTILFEKQQKMFIQVVESMADAIGKKDTYTGGHTKRVRHFSELIGREMDLTFSEMNDLRLAAVLHDIGKIGIEDKILKKSAPLTEDEFKTMREHPRLGYEILRKIEGLESVIDGMRFHHERPDGRGYPYGLKGEEIPLIASIISVADTFDAMISTRPYRKGLNPMIAYQEIIDHSGTQFDPRVVEGFKKYFEKTKMYKPSTMDSFKKAS; encoded by the coding sequence ATGAGCAAGAAGTTTGAAAAGAAAGTCGCACGTTACGAAGAACTCATGAAACTAAGTCAGTTAACAAGTTCTTCACTGGATATAAAAGATATCAAAAAGAAGGCATGTACTATTATTGCAAAGCTCCTTCAATGTGAAAAAGTTCTTATTTACCGCTACGATCAAAAGAAAAATAAATTAATTCATCGCTTTTGGGATAATCATGAATCCCGAGAGTGGAGTTGTGAACTTGATGAAAAGACATTTGTCGGTTCTTGTGGTCATTTCATGGCAACATTGCATATTAGGGACGCTAAAGTTGATCTGCGCAGTCGACGTGATAATCCCGTTTTGAATGATTTCACTGTTAAAGAAGTTCTTGTTTTCCCTTTAATTAATAAAGGAGAGCTTGTAGGGGTTGTTCAGTCTATTAACTCATCCCATGATGAAGGATTTAATGAAGAGGATATTCAGTTTTCAGAAGCCGTTTCTTCTCAGTTAACAAATACGTTGTTGAACACGATACTTTTTGAAAAGCAGCAAAAAATGTTCATTCAGGTTGTTGAGTCTATGGCCGATGCTATTGGTAAGAAAGATACTTACACGGGAGGACACACCAAACGCGTTCGTCATTTTTCTGAGCTTATTGGTCGTGAAATGGACTTAACTTTTAGTGAAATGAATGATCTGCGTCTTGCTGCTGTTCTTCATGATATTGGTAAAATAGGAATTGAGGATAAGATATTAAAAAAGTCAGCTCCTCTTACTGAAGATGAATTCAAAACTATGCGTGAGCATCCGCGTTTAGGTTATGAAATCCTAAGAAAGATTGAGGGATTAGAGTCGGTAATTGATGGAATGAGGTTTCATCATGAAAGACCTGATGGTAGGGGCTATCCTTACGGTCTAAAAGGTGAAGAGATCCCGTTGATTGCTAGTATCATTTCTGTTGCCGATACTTTCGATGCAATGATTAGTACACGTCCATACAGAAAAGGACTCAATCCGATGATAGCTTATCAAGAAATTATCGATCATTCTGGCACTCAATTTGACCCCCGCGTTGTCGAAGGATTTAAAAAATACTTCGAAAAAACAAAGATGTACAAACCTTCCACTATGGATTCATTTAAAAAAGCGAGTTAA
- the rplS gene encoding 50S ribosomal protein L19, which produces MNLIDVVNEKYSSENVKNFPEFRAGDTVAVHARIKEGDKSRVQIFQGVVIAMKEKGKLSGHFRVRKISSGFGVERVFPFHSPNVEKIEVVQRGKTKRAKLYYLRKRSGKSARLAIDFDRK; this is translated from the coding sequence ATGAATCTAATTGATGTTGTAAACGAGAAGTATTCTTCTGAAAACGTAAAGAACTTTCCTGAGTTCAGAGCTGGGGACACTGTTGCTGTTCACGCTAGAATTAAAGAAGGTGACAAGTCACGTGTTCAGATTTTCCAAGGTGTTGTTATCGCAATGAAGGAAAAAGGAAAACTTTCTGGTCACTTCAGAGTTAGAAAAATCTCTTCTGGTTTTGGTGTAGAAAGAGTTTTCCCTTTCCATTCACCAAACGTTGAAAAAATTGAAGTTGTTCAACGTGGTAAAACTAAGAGAGCGAAACTTTACTACCTTAGAAAGAGATCTGGTAAGTCTGCAAGACTTGCAATCGACTTCGACAGAAAGTAA
- the accD gene encoding acetyl-CoA carboxylase, carboxyltransferase subunit beta encodes MSWFNKVKSPKLKSSKKIETNTPSGLWKKCTNCSEIVQSQRLEETYQVCPYCDHHFRLSAKERITQLLDEDSFLPIGQKLTTTDPLGFVDKKPYGQRLEEAKSKTGLVDGTYAGTGKVNGKEVAIAIMNFQFMGGSMGVVTGEKVARVMDLAYEKKIPCIVVSCSGGARMQEGLLSLMQMGKTSASRQRLKNAGIPYISLLTDPTTGGVAASFAMVGDLNIAEPKALIGFAGPRVIEQSIRQKLPQGFQRSEFLLDHGFIDRIVHRHKLKEELSFFIDMFSNEK; translated from the coding sequence ATGTCATGGTTCAATAAAGTTAAAAGTCCAAAGTTAAAGAGTTCAAAGAAAATTGAAACGAATACGCCAAGTGGACTTTGGAAAAAATGTACAAATTGTTCTGAAATTGTTCAGAGTCAAAGATTAGAAGAAACTTATCAAGTTTGCCCATATTGTGATCACCATTTTCGTTTATCGGCCAAAGAGAGAATTACTCAGCTTTTAGACGAGGATAGCTTTCTTCCAATTGGGCAGAAGTTAACAACGACAGACCCTCTAGGTTTTGTCGATAAGAAGCCTTATGGTCAGCGACTAGAAGAGGCCAAGAGCAAAACTGGTCTTGTTGATGGTACATATGCAGGTACAGGTAAAGTTAATGGAAAAGAAGTGGCCATTGCCATTATGAACTTCCAGTTCATGGGTGGATCAATGGGTGTCGTAACTGGTGAGAAAGTTGCTCGAGTTATGGATCTTGCTTATGAAAAGAAAATTCCATGTATCGTGGTTTCTTGCTCTGGTGGAGCTCGTATGCAGGAAGGCCTTCTTTCTCTTATGCAAATGGGAAAAACAAGTGCATCGAGACAAAGACTTAAGAATGCAGGTATTCCTTATATTTCACTTTTGACAGACCCAACGACGGGTGGAGTCGCTGCTAGTTTTGCGATGGTAGGTGATCTTAATATTGCTGAGCCAAAGGCCTTAATTGGGTTCGCTGGTCCTCGTGTTATTGAGCAATCAATTAGACAAAAGCTTCCACAAGGTTTTCAAAGATCTGAGTTTCTCTTGGATCACGGATTTATTGATCGCATAGTTCATCGTCACAAGTTAAAAGAAGAGCTTTCATTCTTTATTGATATGTTCTCGAATGAAAAATGA
- a CDS encoding LPS-assembly protein LptD, with amino-acid sequence MNSIINRSRKLFTFQAPITLLASFSVLFSLIFLNSSHARESFEINLGQKVQVLSDKAYRSARNEKFEAVGNVIITYGPDSLYGERAVVDFESGSATVTGNVRYVGSDMTMYGTKIVYDFKTRGIKVQNARVLSDNYTVLGKQLARTSPTTIEGIDAEYTTCRDCPESWSVLGGEVNITLGEYIRIKHAYIKVRGVIVMYVPYIILPIKKDRETGLLFPSLSLNYQNGVYFNQPFFWAINDSSDMTISPTMYGERGLGSELQYRYAYSDKTFLEINSLGARDRIWAPGKQEFKDEGDRYLRLFGEYEHHYMRSNDFSHHLTVDGMGDLDIIRDYDRYTNDRINSSSSGISGFFEMRKDFFTLSTESHFRRNLMYDNPKGFDHRFVQMLPKISLNTAPIELFSSDIPLFKRLLFTASGDYTIFKQNHTEELSYIRNARRVNLAPKLDWYLGQLGVVNLQTSAMYDYQGYAFPSDDSRFRKSVVLVESEASVEIEKVFGVSYREEVPVREIDFEKSGESIKAEEVLKERNDKIIGEIPVVNKSFSDDTVKVVHNSYKHSQKIALKHYQLADKGHSGNDRFLTQIQKSNGIGQFDSLDSLREEEFLKASSSRTNLPLSNTIELKWENSLIKKSPRKFNAYQNDRYLRDNFGYSRIAYFNLSQGYDLNLQDVETKDRLTRLHLNAGASFGSLGVSASEYYFHQGQEHIFSFNISHSIKSFYYSLGVTYDSFARPINKTANSNIVFSPIDLIQLRLKYEYDLEDRKVKKSQYGLLYSPSNNCWKFDLSYETDQIDKNISFNFLFNFNEGNFTGVTQ; translated from the coding sequence TTGAACTCTATAATCAACAGAAGCCGCAAACTATTTACGTTTCAGGCTCCTATTACTTTATTGGCGAGCTTCAGCGTTTTATTCTCGCTAATTTTTCTTAACTCTTCACACGCAAGAGAATCTTTTGAAATTAATTTAGGTCAAAAGGTACAAGTACTTTCTGATAAGGCCTATCGTTCAGCTCGTAATGAAAAATTTGAAGCTGTCGGAAATGTTATCATTACTTATGGGCCAGACTCTCTTTATGGAGAAAGGGCCGTTGTTGACTTTGAAAGTGGAAGCGCTACTGTCACAGGTAATGTTCGTTATGTCGGATCTGACATGACGATGTATGGGACAAAGATTGTTTACGACTTTAAAACTCGTGGTATTAAGGTTCAAAATGCTAGAGTTCTCTCTGATAATTACACCGTTCTTGGTAAGCAATTAGCAAGAACTTCGCCAACGACGATTGAAGGAATCGATGCAGAGTACACGACTTGTCGTGATTGTCCTGAGTCATGGTCAGTGCTAGGTGGTGAAGTCAATATTACTCTTGGTGAGTATATTCGAATAAAGCACGCTTATATTAAAGTACGTGGCGTTATCGTTATGTATGTTCCTTATATCATCTTACCAATTAAAAAAGATCGTGAGACAGGGCTTCTTTTTCCAAGTTTGAGTTTGAATTATCAAAATGGCGTTTATTTTAATCAACCGTTTTTTTGGGCGATTAATGATTCAAGTGATATGACGATTTCTCCAACAATGTATGGAGAGAGGGGGCTTGGTAGTGAGCTTCAATATCGCTACGCCTATAGTGATAAAACATTCTTAGAAATCAACTCTCTCGGAGCAAGAGATCGCATCTGGGCCCCAGGTAAACAAGAATTTAAAGATGAAGGCGATCGTTATCTTCGTTTGTTTGGAGAGTATGAGCACCACTATATGCGCTCTAATGATTTCTCTCATCACTTAACGGTAGATGGGATGGGGGACCTCGATATTATTCGTGACTATGATCGCTATACAAATGATAGAATTAACTCTTCTTCATCTGGGATAAGCGGTTTTTTTGAAATGAGAAAGGACTTCTTTACTCTTTCTACTGAGTCACATTTTAGAAGAAACCTCATGTATGATAATCCTAAGGGGTTCGATCACCGATTTGTTCAAATGCTGCCTAAGATTAGTCTTAATACAGCGCCAATAGAGCTTTTTAGCTCCGATATTCCACTTTTTAAAAGATTACTCTTTACCGCAAGTGGGGATTATACGATTTTTAAGCAGAATCACACGGAAGAATTGTCTTATATCCGCAATGCACGCCGAGTAAACTTAGCTCCAAAGTTAGACTGGTATCTAGGTCAATTGGGAGTCGTTAATTTACAGACTTCAGCAATGTATGATTATCAAGGTTATGCTTTTCCATCTGATGATAGCCGTTTCAGAAAAAGTGTCGTTCTCGTAGAGTCAGAGGCCAGTGTAGAGATTGAAAAAGTTTTTGGTGTTTCTTATCGAGAAGAGGTTCCTGTTCGTGAGATTGATTTTGAAAAAAGTGGTGAAAGTATAAAGGCAGAAGAAGTTCTTAAAGAGAGGAACGACAAAATTATTGGAGAGATTCCTGTTGTTAATAAAAGCTTCTCTGATGACACGGTTAAAGTCGTTCACAATTCTTATAAGCATTCACAGAAAATCGCATTAAAACACTATCAACTGGCAGACAAAGGTCATAGTGGGAATGATCGATTTTTAACTCAGATTCAAAAGTCTAATGGTATTGGACAATTTGATAGTCTTGACTCTTTGAGAGAGGAAGAGTTTTTAAAGGCATCAAGTTCTCGTACAAACTTACCACTATCTAATACGATAGAGCTTAAATGGGAAAACTCACTTATTAAAAAATCTCCTAGAAAGTTTAATGCTTATCAAAACGATCGATATTTGAGAGATAATTTTGGTTATTCGAGGATTGCATATTTTAATCTATCACAGGGGTATGATTTAAATTTACAAGATGTGGAGACTAAGGATCGTCTGACGCGTCTTCATTTAAATGCTGGAGCTTCATTTGGTAGCCTCGGTGTATCGGCCAGTGAATATTACTTTCACCAAGGGCAAGAACATATTTTCAGTTTCAATATTAGTCATTCCATCAAGTCTTTTTATTATTCTCTAGGAGTTACTTACGATTCATTTGCTAGACCAATCAATAAAACAGCAAACTCTAATATTGTTTTTAGTCCCATCGACTTAATCCAGCTTCGTTTAAAATATGAATACGATCTAGAGGATCGAAAAGTTAAAAAGAGTCAATACGGCCTTCTCTATAGCCCGAGCAATAATTGTTG
- a CDS encoding ribonuclease HII, whose product MIEFDFLKEHKFISGCDEVGRGPLAGPVVGCSVGVSTNVDLLELFDFLRGLGVTDSKKLTAKKRQKLLSDLSLGDLVSEKLYEINILKKFSVRFYIREISESLIDEINILNASLLTMKESFERISTKETALLLIDGNKVPKDLDDYIDAKTIVKGDSKSVLIGLASVIAKEYRDDLMVKLGVKYPGYGLEKHAGYPTKMHKEAIAQFGITPIHRKSFKGVKEYV is encoded by the coding sequence GTGATAGAGTTTGATTTTTTAAAAGAGCATAAATTTATTAGTGGTTGCGACGAGGTTGGGCGCGGTCCTCTTGCTGGTCCTGTCGTTGGATGTTCAGTTGGTGTTTCTACAAATGTTGATCTCTTGGAGCTTTTTGACTTCTTAAGAGGGCTTGGTGTCACAGATTCAAAAAAGTTAACGGCCAAGAAAAGACAAAAACTTCTTTCAGACCTCTCTTTAGGTGACCTTGTCTCTGAAAAACTTTATGAAATAAATATTCTCAAAAAATTCTCTGTTAGATTTTATATTCGAGAAATATCGGAGAGTTTGATTGATGAAATTAATATCTTAAATGCATCTCTTTTAACGATGAAAGAATCATTTGAGAGAATCTCTACAAAAGAGACTGCCCTTCTTCTCATTGATGGAAATAAAGTACCAAAAGATTTAGATGATTATATTGACGCCAAGACTATTGTAAAAGGAGACTCTAAAAGTGTTCTCATCGGTTTGGCCTCGGTAATTGCTAAAGAATACAGAGATGATCTTATGGTGAAACTTGGAGTAAAGTACCCCGGTTATGGACTTGAAAAACACGCAGGTTATCCAACTAAGATGCACAAAGAGGCCATCGCACAGTTTGGAATTACGCCAATACACAGAAAGTCATTCAAAGGAGTTAAAGAATACGTTTAA
- the rsmI gene encoding 16S rRNA (cytidine(1402)-2'-O)-methyltransferase: MGKLTLITLPIGNVADITARAKEALEKEQYFLAEDTRNLSKLLKHYGIDSKSKKIDSFHDHSFEKIERIVGKLTKGQHLCLVSDAGSPMISDPAYPLVRAALESGVEVESLSGISAVTCALELSGLPPHPFQFHGFLPRDKNGKKELFKDLKGHHGTHIFFESPYRMQESLALLAEALPDVEVVVARELTKAYQSVYRFNSSELSSQEINYKGEFVLLFHLRKDQVEQKKGTEKIEKLALEYLDKKTTPKNLCKLLGEILDRNPSEIYNTLNTRAK, encoded by the coding sequence GTGGGAAAATTGACTTTAATTACTCTTCCAATTGGAAATGTTGCTGATATTACGGCCCGTGCAAAAGAAGCCTTAGAAAAAGAACAATACTTCTTGGCAGAAGACACACGTAATCTTAGTAAATTACTTAAGCACTATGGAATTGATAGTAAGTCAAAAAAGATCGACTCATTTCACGATCATTCTTTTGAAAAAATTGAGCGGATAGTTGGAAAACTCACGAAAGGTCAACATCTTTGCCTTGTTTCTGATGCTGGAAGTCCGATGATTTCAGATCCTGCCTATCCTCTTGTGAGGGCCGCACTTGAAAGTGGAGTTGAAGTTGAATCTCTTTCGGGAATAAGTGCTGTAACATGTGCTCTCGAGTTAAGTGGACTACCTCCACATCCTTTTCAATTTCATGGTTTTTTACCTCGCGATAAGAATGGAAAAAAAGAGCTTTTTAAAGATTTAAAAGGCCATCACGGTACCCATATTTTCTTTGAATCACCCTATAGAATGCAAGAGAGCTTAGCTCTTTTAGCCGAGGCGCTTCCCGATGTCGAAGTGGTCGTGGCCAGAGAGCTAACAAAGGCCTATCAGAGCGTATATCGTTTCAACTCTAGCGAGCTTTCGAGTCAGGAAATTAATTACAAAGGTGAATTTGTTCTTTTATTTCACCTTAGAAAAGACCAAGTTGAGCAAAAGAAAGGCACTGAGAAAATAGAGAAACTCGCCCTCGAGTATTTGGATAAGAAAACGACACCAAAAAATCTGTGTAAGCTTTTAGGGGAGATTCTAGATAGAAACCCTTCTGAAATTTACAATACGCTTAATACAAGAGCGAAATAG
- a CDS encoding MBL fold metallo-hydrolase, whose translation MLVRIIGGHGGVSPGFRATSYLIDGKLLIDAGSVASGIQIGEQANIDNILISHSHLDHISDLAFLADNCFGMKGRPFEVWTNPKIKKNIMTHLFNDEIWPDFSKLPSADNPTMRFHEIDEEVEFTLGEYKITPVRVNHQEGAMGFIIEKGDCAVVFTQDTGPTDRIWEVAKTKKNLKGIFTEVSFPNNLIQVAIDSQHHTPSTMSEEIKKMPGEVPIFLGHLKPNFQELLFKEIADIGCDRITVLGSDDTSYMF comes from the coding sequence ATGCTCGTTAGAATTATTGGTGGACACGGGGGAGTTTCTCCTGGGTTCAGGGCCACAAGTTATTTAATTGATGGAAAGCTGCTTATAGACGCGGGTTCTGTTGCTAGTGGTATCCAAATTGGAGAGCAGGCCAATATTGATAATATTCTTATTTCGCATTCACACCTTGATCATATTTCTGATCTCGCTTTTCTCGCTGATAATTGTTTTGGGATGAAGGGAAGGCCTTTCGAAGTTTGGACAAACCCTAAAATTAAAAAAAATATAATGACTCACCTTTTTAATGACGAAATTTGGCCTGATTTTTCTAAGCTACCGAGTGCCGATAATCCGACAATGCGATTTCACGAAATTGATGAAGAGGTTGAGTTTACTCTTGGAGAGTATAAGATCACTCCTGTGCGTGTAAACCATCAAGAGGGGGCCATGGGCTTCATTATCGAAAAAGGGGATTGCGCAGTTGTCTTTACTCAAGATACTGGACCAACAGATCGTATTTGGGAAGTGGCCAAGACGAAGAAAAATCTAAAAGGTATTTTTACAGAAGTTTCATTTCCAAATAACCTTATTCAAGTTGCAATTGATTCTCAACACCATACGCCGAGTACGATGAGTGAAGAAATTAAGAAAATGCCTGGAGAGGTTCCAATCTTTCTTGGTCATCTTAAGCCAAACTTTCAAGAACTTCTTTTTAAGGAAATTGCTGACATTGGATGCGATAGAATTACAGTTCTTGGCTCAGATGATACAAGCTACATGTTTTAA